The following DNA comes from Magnolia sinica isolate HGM2019 chromosome 18, MsV1, whole genome shotgun sequence.
CTCAGTATCTTCGGTTGCATCAGAATTGGGGATTCCTGGCATTCACTTGGTGCATGATTTCATCACTGCTGATGAAGAGCAAGTTTAGTCACTGTTCATCACTCACAGATTTGATATACACGCAATTCTATTTTTTCTCTTCGATGCGCATTTCGAATATGAATTTCTAGTTGGGTCAATTCCATCAAATAGGGGAATATGTATTAAAAGACTTCACCCTATTATTCCTTTCAAAGAGAGGGTTGTTTTTGTGATTATTTTAGTTTTGAAAGGCATTCTGTTTTTTACTCTTTTCACTACATTTGTCTTTTCCTGAATTATAggcctacaaccctttaaattgtTATTTAAATTACTAGCTGAGTCGGCTTGACTAGGCCCAACattgggttgagtcgggttttAAAACTATAGACTATGGTCCAATGACATTTGTCACTTTTTTTTCTGATCTTCTCCTTTTTAGCCATCATCCGAGTCACAATGAATTCTTAGTGTAGTTGGAATCTTGGTTTGTTCAGGCGCTCCTTGCAGCAGTCGATGAGAGGCCTTGGAAACGTCTTGCAAAACGAAGGGTTCAACACTATGGTTACGAGTTTTTATATGAAGTAAGATTTGCTAATTGAGACAAACTCATTCCTGCTTTATGATTTTGAGAGGTCTCCTGCTCATATATGGAACTTCTGGTGCATTTTTTTTATACAAGGATGGAAACATAgggaaattttaaaaagaaatggaaatgtGCGGAAAGTAAAAGAGACATTAAACTACATATTTATTGCATAATATTTGCACATTTCAGTCATAAATTGGTGAACTTCAATTCATGCAaatgtataaaataaaaaataaaataaaataaaataaaataattcgaaCAAAGCAGAAAAATATGCAAGAAATAGCCAAAAGTTCCcaaatcactatatatatatatatatatatatatatatatacttttgaaGATTTTGTTGGCTTCAGTCTCTTTCTTCTTGTTTGGTATTTGACAAACATAAGATTCTTGTCTTTCATCCTACGAGCTCACTGAACCCTCTCTCCTTTTCACAGACAAGGAATGTAGATGCAAAACAGTTCTTGGGTGAACTTCCATTGTTTGTTTCTCCCATACTCGAAAAGATCTCTTTGTTTTCCAACCCTGAAAGTGTTGAAAGCAATATCGTGGATCAACTAACGGTACGTGTATTTTATGACTTGTTCCTCTAAAAACATTTCCATGATTTTCTTTTACCTTCCAGAACATTTTTTTCGCTGACATTAGCCCTTCTTCACTTAAATATGGGACAAGTATAAAGTTTCCACACTTTAGTCGATGGTAATTGTTTTTATTTGTTTGTATAAATTTCTATTTCCAATTGGCACCCAACATCTCATGCACGTTTGGTATGTAATTTTGATGTGTTCCTTCGTATGTACTCATTAATGACTTCGAGATTTCCACAGCTAGCTTTAGATTACAAGTAGACCACAAAGGCCTGATCATGGATTGCTATGTAAAGAAGAACCTTGTGTCTGTAGTATATTGGAGCAATGACAAATGCAGATACAAGGCAAAGAAGTTAAGAAGAGCTTGCATGCCTTTCAAGAACAAAATCTACAACCGATGCAGAAAAAAGCTACATGCAGTACTCTCTACTGGCAAAAGATGAGTAGCCAACTTCATAACAGGAAAATACAATAAGTTAGCAATCCATGATCATTTTTCTTTATATAAATCACTGTGCAATTTTTTATAGAATGATGAGGGTGATGCAAGTGTGCAACTGGATAAATCAAAGCTTTAGGTATCCACAAATCCTGGGATACCTACATGTCAGTAGGTATCCCAGGATTTGTTTTGAAGTCTAGAATTTAGAGATGCTATTTCACAGATAACAAAAAATTTATTAAGCTAGAGACAAGGAACCCATCACAAATTGCATTTCAAACAACATCCTCTTTAGCCATCTCAGCAGGTAAACAATTTTCCTCTCCATGGACATGGGTGGGTGAAATGTTTAGCGCAGAGGGACAAGAGCTTTGTTTCATTAAACACAAACCCAAATCCCATAGTTTGGTTTCCACATTTTCTACCTAGTCTATGGTGAAGTGACAGTCATTTCCTTCATTGAACTCCCTAGAAAACGTATGTTTGAAAACCCTCCAATACCTGAGGGACTGGACTATGAAACCTCAACTTCGAAACACCTCCTAGGGGTGGAGACCAGTTACCCGCATGGAAGAGCGAAAACCAGGTCACTTAACATGACAGTACGATTTGCCATCCACCTCTCCTACACTTGTTAGTATTTGGAAGTAATTGTGGCATCATTTTCTTTGTTCCCAATACAAAGGAtttaagattttcttttatatgaaAACTCAACTCTTAGAAGTTGGAAGactttttgatgcaggacaaaaccacttgctctaaaagcttgaactgatagagcatggctaaTCAATCCcattatctcatagcccaagccccatatcccatgggttaggagcttggccgaacccctctcgtgggccccacatcacatgggtaaaTGGGTTCTGCTTAACATGGGTCACCCatcctgagtgtgcccctgcatcccacaagccaccccactcgagcccggtgtgaaaatccccatgcattaatcactcctggtgaagagtctcgaacatgagacatcccgctctgataccactttgatgtgggatagttaaccacttgctctaaaagctcgaaccgatcaatcatggcgaatcaatccttttatctcatagcccaagccccacatctcatgggttaggacctcgccCGAAccttcctcgtgggccccacatcacatgggttctgcttcacacgagccacccgcctcacacgggccgcccactccaagtgtgcccctacatcccacaggccaccccacttgagcccggtgtgtaAATGTCCCTGCATTACCATTCAATTTGAGATGCCCAACAAGTttcttataaaaaattaaaaataaaaataaaaaaagttgaGAAACCAAATGACAAATTTCTCTATcctatgtttttattttattttaatgatggatTGTGTTCTAGTTTTGTGTCTATGGAGGGGTGGTTCTTAAGTAGCCAACTCTTTCAAAGAGACCTCATTCATTCCAGGTGAAGGGTCCCAAATCTGGTTTTGGGGGGATAAGCGGCTGGGAGATAGAGCTTTACGCTATACTTTTCCCCAATTGTAAAGGAtagggggggggtgggggggggggggcggtggGGGGGTTGGGATGCTTCCATTTCCCAATGTATTTTGAGGGAGGGGGAACAATTGATTTGGAACCCCATCTTCCAAAGAAATCTCCTTGATGGAGACGCTGCATAACTGTGGAGGCAATGAGAGGAAAAGGGATAGATAGGTCTAGAATCCTAGCAATCTGGGCCATTTACAGTTAAGTCTTCTCATTCGGTCCTTCAAAGCCCATCTCTGCCTCAAGCAGAGGACTCTATCCGCCATATTTGGAGGTGTCTGGGACATTCCTGGGTGGTGGCTTTTGGTTGGTTGGTGGATAAAAACAAAATCCTCACATTATATAATCTGAGGAAAAGGCAAATGATTCTCCCCAATGGATGCATTATGTGCTTGTGCAATGAGGAAACTGTATCACTTAGTCATTGTGTGTTTAATCAGACTCTTTGGGAGAGATTCTTCACGTTGCTGGATATTCAGTGGGTTATGCCCCAAAAAATCCAGGAGCTTTTTTCCATGTGCCATTTTCAATGGGCAGGTAGGAATGAAAGGACTAAATGGCGCCTTGGTTTTTTTGTGCTATCGTATGGGTGACTTGGCTAGAACCCAAGAACAGGACTTTTAACAAAGCCATCTTATCCGTAGGCCTTCCAAAAGGCTAAGTGGTTGGTCGTGGAGTGGGTTAGGCCAGTAATGTTTTCAAAGGAAATTCAGTGGATAATTTCAGGGTAGCTGGGGGAATGGTTCTTCTTGTATTGATCAGATGATCTCTCATAATCTATTTTGCATCTCTCCTccctttattttttaataaaatttgtgTTGACCTTcagaaagaaaaaggagaaaaagaaacaaaggaaaaaagaaagatgatGTCTTTGTTTTCATACTATTAGTTACTCTGGTTTCTAAACTTACCTGGTTGATTTGTTGCAGGTTAATGAATACCCTTTTGGGGTGGGTTTATCCCCACATATAGATACTCATTCAGCGTTTGAGGGATCAATTTTCAGCCTTTCTTTAGCTGGTCCCTGCATTATGGAGTTACGGAAGTACCCTCAAGGCACCTGGCTTCCTTTACCTTCCACAAGTATTGATGTGAAAGGAGAAACTTCTGAATGCTCAAATTTTATTAGGAGAGCTATTTTCCTTCCTCCTCGGTCAATGCTTTCGTTGTCTGGGGAGGCAAGGTATGCTTGGCATCACTATATTCCACATCATAAGGTATGTTATCAATGTGCCAAACTAACTACCTTTTGGCAAATTCTGGTGTTTTGAAATTTTAGCAGATTTATTATGACACAATTGTTTCTAATTCTACGCTACTAGCCTGCTATAAGATTTCTTATGGATTAACGTTTTCTCTGTCATAGTTTGCTAttatgaaaccttaatgtgttttcttgcaaggaaaaataaatagaaaCATGCACCTAGCTCGTAAGGTTGTGAGTGTAAACATGATTACTCAGGAATATGCAGAcctttcaaataataataataaataaataaataaactaaaaaatCTAGCCACGTATTACAAATTATCCATAAAAAGATGAGGTTGATTAGTCCACATGCATGTATAAGGCTGCCCGTTGACACATGACCACATGCACTAGTTGGTACATGGGCATGAGATTCAAGCCATCTACTCGCTTCATGCACCTTAGATTCTGTGGCCTAACAAGCTcagtccaatccactcatcaggtggcccacggCTTGATGGATGAAAAGACTTGGCCAAGTTTTTCTAAGCCATCATCCTGTTTTTAACGTTATGCCCTTCTGATGATTGAACCAGCCTGATTCTTGAGTGAGGACATCtataccatgggacccacttggtggAGGGCTTGGATCTCATAACCATATACCAATTTCTGACACATGTGGAAGTGTATACATGTGCCACCTTATACATGCATGTGGGTTTTGTAAACCTCTGTGTATGTGGTGCAGAGTGCCATCGTCAAAGTGTACTTTGGCAAAATGTAGAGGAGAAAGTAGATAATTTGACTGAGCTCACTTTCTATTtgcataaaaataaaatgcatctTTTAACAACAATATTCTGCTCTTTTTCCCCAGTTGGATATGTTATTCTATGCGTAGAACTTGATCACATCTCTGCTTAACTACTGCTTCCCTAAAGTTTCTTTGCATATCTTTAGTTAATATGATAATAGAAGTGGGTGATAAGCATGTGTACACCTCCTTTGCAAGCGTGATAGGCTCCAAGGAGATTtttgaagtgtgtgtgtgtgtgtgtgtgtgtgtgtgtgtgtgtgtgtgtgttcagcAAGTGAACGATAAGAAAAGGTCTAATTATTCCTCAAAGAACCTGGCCTTACACTGAAAAGGGCTGATTCAGTGTAAGGCCAGGCTCTTTGAGAAATACATAGCTAAGGTCATTTTATTCGGTGCTTCAACATTACCAGTGTAGGTATTTCAAATATTCCACATTTAGTGATGGATTGTTCATAGGGTGTTGCTTCTAGTTTCTGTTATGGAACAATCATTTCCAGTTTCTTCTTGAGCTCAAGGATTACCATGTGCATCCTTTTCTTCCATGCCAATTCATTGAAATTAACGTGCTCATCAAACATGTTTGGTTACAGATTGATATAGTGGGGGGACGTACAATCAAGAGAAATTCAAGGAGGGTTTCCTTCACATTGCGTAAGGTTTGTTTGGGCTTCCTCTGCATTTGGTTGTTTTCAAGGAAGCTTTTTAAGTCACAAGCTCCCCTCCCTAAGATAAACTGATTAATTTATTTGTTACAGGTCAGAAATGGACCTTGCTACTGTGAATTTCCCCAGTATTGTGATTCCCGAAAGGTGTAGAATTTGCTACAGAAAGGATTTTGTCAGAACCCACCAAAATGCCAGTGCAGTACTCATTCAATTATTGTTCTTTCTGTTCATAGTTGAAAGTACGGTTAAGGCAGACTGTGTAGCTGGTGTTGCATGATTCAGACCCATAACAAATGATTTTGCAGCTAACTGGGATAACGACCAGGTCAGACTATTTATAGAGATGGGTTATAGTGGTATTGATactgaagaaagaaaaggaaagaaattcgAGAGGGGATTAGGAAAAAATAAGGAAACTAGTTCTCACACTGCTCAGATTGTTGTAGGATGAGGAAGGTGAGGAATGACTCTACAGTGCTCTCGTTGTTGGCAGACTAGAGATTTTTTTGCAGGCCCCAAACAATCAGAGGTTCTTTAGGTTACTCCCGTTGGACCAAGGTAGTTATCCAGCTGACTCAACAGTACTTTTGTAGTTCAGCTGGATTTGGATGTAAAGATTAATCACATTGATccagattttcttcttcttcttcttcttcttcttcttctctctctctctctctccctctctctccagcCTTTTTTTAAGTACATGCTGGCTTTCTTTGGCacattcattttcttttcttttcctcttcttcttcttttttgagaaTTGACCATTTTATAGATACGATGTAATAGAGGAGAATTCTCCATTTTAGCCCCTTCCAGACACCCAAAGAATACCAAAAAGAAATCCCCCATGATATTTCTTTGCAGTTCTTGAGTGGATGCCCCTCCATTCATCCATCCTATGTTATATAAAAGCATTGAAGCACCATTTGATCACAAAGCAAGACCTCTCTAGCCACACAGGCAGTGTAGGAATAAATGGACTGTTTCCTCGCTTCTCCTTGCACATGACAAGCCTATCCCAGGATAACATTAAGTTGCTGGGCTGTGATGCAGACTAATTTATTTGCTGGACCCTGCTGTGGACATGCATAACCCAAAATTTTGATTTATATAACTAAGTGCTGAGGACTTACCTTTAAATGTTACTACTATTGATCAGTCAATTTTTATGTTGACAGGAACATCCAGtcagagcattttttttttcactatagCTAACCCACGGGTCTGGCCTGATGAAATTGGCCAAAGATTGCCTGTTGCAACTAGTTCTCTCCTTTTAACTCTCTAATTTCTTTTTACCTTTTAATGATATTACATTGGAACCCTTCCCTAATGCATGTTGTGGAACTGCATCAAGCATTTGCAACCAGTCTTTAGCTACTGAATTCCAGCCATTTTGGTGACTATTTGGATGTAGCAGCCCAGATCCGATGGGGTAAGGCCCCAACCATTTCGTTTCCCACGGAGGACCTATATAAGAAGGGCAGGTCTTTTAACTGTCTTGCTGCTCCCACATGATATATTTTGGAGAAACCAAACGCCATCCTTTCTCTTTGGATTCAAATCCTTTCATATAAAAGAATCGGAAAAAGGTTGGGATTCTCCCAAGTACAAAACAGCATGTAGTTATTAGCAGAGGCACTTCCATTTAATTAGTCAGAAACATAAGATTTGTCAAAGGTAGAAACTATAGAGGATCACCTCACTCCTTTCGGCCAGAGCTAGAAATCACTTAAACTCCGTTGGCGTTGGCAGACCTTTGGTGACTTGCCCAGGCCTTTCATTAGTCTCTTTCCATGACCTTAGACATGAAAGAGGTAGTTTGGGCATATTTGTGCAACTCACTTTTCTCCATGTATGAGTTTCGGTGTAGGTTTCCAAGTGTTAAATGCCTATGAAAATCACTTACGTTCCCTGAGGAACAACAACCGAACCCCTACCACATCCAACATTTTCATAGAATTGACTATTTATGAGAACACCCTGGAATTGGATTCTTACCTGCCTTGTAGAATGTCCTCGCAAGAGGTGTACTTGCAACTAAATAAACGAAGGCAGCTTATAGTTACTCATAATGTACATAAGTTCCTACACCACCATGTATATGCAGTGGAAACTCGCGCACTGTGAACTTATATTGTTGTGGACATGGTTTATCAAAGGGAAAATGAAGGGATCAGCTTCAGTTTATGGTTTGGGTGTGGTTTGGCTGTGCCTATGGTGAAAGAACCCCCAATCTCTCGAAAGTGGTCCTGGGGTTGTTTCAAGCCTGAATCTTTGCACCAGTCAGGCAGGGCCAGGCttgtaccaaaaaaaaaacaggcCGGACCCATTGCCACCTTGCTCCAGAACGGGATGATCCATGATGGTCCACAACCTTACATTGGTGGAATGGGGGGATCCACCAACACAATATATGATAATGTCTTCCAATCAAAGGTGAATATTTCACTGAAAAAGATCACCTGTTAAAAGGggtaaaagaaaatggaagagaaAGCAACAACAAAAGAAGAGAAGCTGGCTCAAAGCAGAACCAACAGTTTTTTCTCATCTTCTCTCTCATCGGTGCACATGGATATATGTGGCTTGGCTATATTACGGATTAGAAACAAAGGTTagaaaaacaacaacaatttcAGGCACCAGAATGGAAAATGACCATAGAACAGCAAGCATTTTGACTACAATCAACCAAGAAGGTACAAATATTCCAtttccatatccatatccatatccattctcatgCTGTAACTGCTGTTACAATTGCAGCATTCTCTTCCTTCTTGCCGCATGTAGAAATCAACTGCACCGTGATCAATTAGACTTGGAGATCATCAGTTGCTATTTCCCCTGCAAGTGGTAGTTACCAACTCAGAAATAGGATCgtataataaatattataattaagAATGGAAACAAGGGCATCGAATCATGGTGTTTAGACTCGGAGACTTGCATCAACACGTTTGGTCTCAAGACAAGTCGCTCGACTTGCCCGGGTCATGGTATTGAACCGGATCAGGTGGTGCCAAATTAGAGTCAACTTCTCTGAGTTGCACCTGACTCGGACGGGTCTTCCAACCCTGATCAGAATTGCAGCGCATAGAAGAGAGACATTGTTTTCAATGTGGGACATGCATATGCAGTTAACGGAACTCCCATTTTCTTGACTAAATTACACAATCAAGACAACAGAAACTTTCACCAGTTGGGGGCACTTACCGTGCATGCATTTGACGAAATGATCCAACTCCAAGGAGCTCAGTTCTCTCTGCATCAAAGCAGGCAACAGCTGTCGGTATGCAAAGAATGACAGGTGGCGACAATCAGGATGGTTTCTTGGCCTTGCAGCCTCCAGGATCCTGGTGTGCCCATCCCTATCATAACATGGAAGGGCATTCTGACCAGCTACACTCAAACCATGATCCCACGCAGAATTCAGAACCTAGAGAGGGCAACAGAGTTTAAAACCAGGATTAATATCGAAAGAACATATGTTGTCATCTGCAAATATCTGAATATTTGGGgaatctttaaaataaataaataaagagacaATTGGAATACTCACCTGCCAACTCAAAGCTTCTGAATCAGCCAATGCTTCGTCATTTTCCTGGGTGGGGGCCTGAAATCCTATAGAGACAAACTTAAGAGCTGAAGAATGTTTCTTAAGAATATTAATGATTGGAGAATAACCATCCTGATTTGTAGGATTGTAGAATCCTGCTGTGAGCTCCGCTGCATGGCTCGAAGTCCTGTACCACCAATAAACTGCTGGTATCTGCAAATGAAAATTCATGAAGTAAATCCGACTTGTGGAACTCGTTTTCATAAATAATTAAATGAATGATGCTAATTATCTGAAATGTGGCCCATGAAACTTTCAAGAGCAGATATATAGCATTTATTTTCAATCCTCGAGAGACTTACGACACGTCGACGCCAACGAAAATACATCAAGAATTAACCAATTGGAGGAAATAATGCAAAACCCAGAACATGGTACATCACTGAAggctatcaactatagaaattggATGGACAAAGACAAGAATGCAGACAATTCTGGTGAGTcgaatgggttttttttttcccccaaagaATGGTCAGGTGGGTCCCCAGTTAACTTCTTCAAATGTGAAAATTAAATTAACAAAAGCAAATTTTCCATCCGCAGCTTGCCAACCATACCTTTACAATTATTTGTGTGTCCTCAAATGCAAGGCTTGCAAGAGAGAGTACATTATCAGCATGTTCTACTAGGTTCTGTGAATACCAATTAAGGAAAAAACGCCCATAGTAGCTGTCATAGTCACCCCGATCAGAGAAGAATCCCGTTTCATGCGGCCTAGAATTGTATTGACCAGCATTGTCAGGCCCCCGGGCCCAGAATGAGTGCCCACGCAATTTTGCTGCTTTTCGTAGATTTTGTTGTAAATATTTGTCATAGCACTGCAGAAGATGAATGCCATTTAAAAAGAAGCAATTGTTAGTGTCCGCAGGTAGCAGAGATGCCAACAAGATAGAAGTTGTGGAGCATAACTTCCAGGAAAATACACCAAATATGAAAATCAGCATAATAGGTTCGATCGATCCAAACGATTCAATGTGCATTAACAGATGGGATGCTCAAGGTATCCTGGACACTGATATTCATCAACAAGATACAGTTACCCCCAAGCCCAGCTTAATGAAGCAACTGCAAATTTTAGTCGAACAAAGATACTACATGATGGTGAGTTGAGAAAGGAACATGTGAGTGACATGCAGGAATCATGTGTTTGTGTGCATGGCCATGTGGCTGTTGCAGGGAATATGTCATTTTACATGCCTGGTGAGAGTGCTCAGATACATCTACTATAGTAGGATATTTAGGTCTTTTTACTATACTGAAACCTGAAGCAGTGGTTACCAACTAAGAAAATGACAAGTATATCTGCTCTTCTATGGCATAACTTATGATAAAATAATACAGCTCAGAATGAGCTACACCGCTGCCACTGCGCCATTATCATCAACATTGCCTGGAATGTACTTGAGAAATGAGAAACCAAATTCGCCTGCTGCCTGTTATCTCTCAGCCAGCACCTGGATTTAGGGTGTAGTAGAACTCCCTTGCGCTGTCATGAAACCAAAACTTTGGATTTCTCTATTGCTGATCCTAGACCTCCATCAGTAACTCAATGCCAGAGTATATGTATAGCACATTGAGATTTCTTAATCCATATTTAACATTGGATAAAATAGACCCTGACACCCTTTCTCCTCCCAGGTCATTTCGATGTACATTTTTAACCAGGAACCTCTTAAGGTCACTGATTTGGTGAGTGCACCTTCCAAAAGCATCTCCTGCCTCTGATATGCTACCTACCCGGTTAGAAGTACAATCATTTAGTAGTGCAATGAGTACaattacatatacatatataaaaagtTAAGGATATCATCTTCTTTAGATAATTTGCTTAAAAGATTATTTTTCAGCTGTACATTGAAGAAGTTGAGAGCGTAGGATCACAACTAGTAAAAGCCCTTCATCCTTAAGATATGCTTTGATCTCAGATAGTGAGATTAGAAAAGGGATTTTGTGGTttaaaccatagttcaaaaacctgaaaactcaacTCAATTCAATGTTCAGACAGGTTGGGTTGACTTGAagactcgacctgactcgactAGATAATTATtgtaaattgaaaatattgggaATGTAAATAGATATTTAAGATAGTTAAAATGAGTATATAGAACTTATGTGAGAGGCAATCAATCCCATTTATTTGGCAGGAGCTGTCGATTCCCTTCTCATCTCAAGGCAGCGAGTGCGGAGATGAGATGCAGGGAGTCTGACAAAGGATTGGAGCTGGCCCTTGCAACTGAATCTCGTCTCTCTTCTTCAGCAACCCCAGGAGGCAATCAGCACCATTCATATAGGGTTGGGCTCCCACATTCAAGGAGGGAAAGAGATACAGCGGCATGGCCCTGGTTCTGGTGGCCCAAGACGAGGAGTCCAGCCTAGAGGGGAAGAGGAGCAAAGATTTGTCCTCGCAGGAGACGATTTCCAACGGCAGGCTGTTGGTGGAGGCGCTGGACATTCCACCGCTGCAAGCGGCTATTGGAACCAGTGAAGAGTGAGAATGGAAGAAGGATATCAGCGTGTGAGAACTGTCCGCCAGCAAGGCAGGAAGAGGGCCACATGTCTATGGCCCGGGGCACGAAATGGATAAAGAAGGTAATCAGTCATGTTGGCATGATGGTTGGAGCATCATTCAGCGATTGTGAGGAGGATTTCATTGCTCTGTTTCAGTTCGTAGAAGAGAGAGGAGCTCAGAAATCTCAGGCTGCTCAACAGAGGCGGGTTCAGAACTCTCCTGAGGGGCGAACAGAGCCAACGGGTCTTGGGTCTTCCATAAAGTATGGTGTGGGAGCTTCTTctagaggagaggagagaaaaggggGCTAGGGTGGTGCATCAATGAAGTTAATCAGTTGGAATGTGAAGGGATTGGGTGTAGGCAGAAGAGATATCAGATTAAGGCCTTCTGCAAATTTCATAGAGCTTCATTAGTCTCATTTCAGGAAACCAAGCTCCAGTCGACTAATAAAAGAACTATAGATTCCTTGGGGGGTGGAAGGCTCGAATCAAAGCTGTCTCAGTGGAAGATTCGTCAGTTATCATTGGGAGGTGGAATCGCCCTGATTAAGGCAATGATGTCTAATCTTCcagttagtgttttaaatagcatagCATAGCCTACACACTACATAGCGTGAGTAAATAGCGCATTTCTCGTGTTCCGTAAGCTATACATGCAGCAGCGTATGCCTCAAATTCGTAGCATGTAGCGTGCGTAGCTTACACTATAGCATgctgcacatatatatatatatatagagagagagagagagagagagagagaggcatgctcacctacccacatgcgcacctttgcacacgtgtcacgggtgtcgaatccgaacggtccataagatgcggaatcccatgaaaccttatggggtgaattttcaccctgatctaagattctggtgggccatagcaaagaggaattcaaatcaagggaagaaactgtttgcatttttcatggcccaccaaagtttcggatcaaaatAAAAATTCGTACCAAggttcatgaggttctgcttcatgtggaccgttcagatttgcgagattcatcagatatgatgagttctcgaaaaagttcgtatgtactacgtacgaactggttcgcaagtgagcgtttccgtgtgtgtgtgtgtgtgtgtgcatataacGCTTTTTATGTTAGTTTCGTTGCTGATGTAAATTGGTGGTGACCAATCTTTCTCACACTTGGCAATGATTTAgaagtatccaaaccatccaaatagtgggtccTATTGTTGATGAAGAATATCTGCACATAATATCCATATCTGATAGTTTTAACCATCTATACAAGGGCCTACACGTGTACAGTCGAAGATTTATGAGTTTTCTAAATGGTGTGAAACTCACAAAGTCATACTTACtcaaatgtttttaaaaaatgggTTTCGAAAGAGGGTTTCAAAAGCCCTCTTTCGAATGCCCTAATACCATCAACGGCAAGCCATCTTTCCACCAAACTTCCTATCTTTGTTTCTCTTGATCCAAGGAACCATTAGAGACGAAACTTTAAGGCATTGATCGGCCTTGTGAGAAGTTCTTACGTTTGAAGTTTCATGGGCATTGCAAACCAAACAAATGAGAACCTCGAGATTCCCCATTAGGAACTAGAGATTATGAATCTAGCTATATTAGGAAAGtgggtttggagatttgg
Coding sequences within:
- the LOC131233830 gene encoding alkylated DNA repair protein ALKBH8 homolog isoform X1 → MVQSKRFTRLKGSDGETSPNLYVANCGPAVGLSFETIASLFGRFGEVRGVSAADESGARVIVSYFEPASAQSALKALHGHPCPDLGGRLLHIRYSVLEQHPQPSKVPTDDSISVSSVASELGIPGIHLVHDFITADEEQALLAAVDERPWKRLAKRRVQHYGYEFLYETRNVDAKQFLGELPLFVSPILEKISLFSNPESVESNIVDQLTVNEYPFGVGLSPHIDTHSAFEGSIFSLSLAGPCIMELRKYPQGTWLPLPSTSIDVKGETSECSNFIRRAIFLPPRSMLSLSGEARYAWHHYIPHHKIDIVGGRTIKRNSRRVSFTLRKVRNGPCYCEFPQYCDSRKV
- the LOC131233830 gene encoding alkylated DNA repair protein ALKBH8 homolog isoform X2 — protein: MVQSKRFTRLKGSDGETSPNLYVANCGPAVGLSFETIASLFGRFGEVRGVSAADESGARVIVSYFEPASAQSALKALHGHPCPDLGGRLLHIRYSVLEQHPQPSKVPTDDSISVSSVASELGIPGIHLVHDFITADEEQALLAAVDERPWKRLAKRRVQHYGYEFLYETRNVDAKQFLGELPLFVSPILEKISLFSNPESVESNIVDQLTVNEYPFGVGLSPHIDTHSAFEGSIFSLSLAGPCIMELRKYPQGTWLPLPSTSIDVKGETSECSNFIRRAIFLPPRSMLSLSGEARYAWHHYIPHHKIDIVGGRTIKRNSRRVSFTLRQKWTLLL
- the LOC131233830 gene encoding alkylated DNA repair protein ALKBH8 homolog isoform X3, whose protein sequence is MVQSKRFTRLKGSDGETSPNLYVANCGPAVGLSFETIASLFGRFGEVRGVSAADESGARVIVSYFEPASAQSALKALHGHPCPDLGGRLLHIRYSVLEQHPQPSKVPTDDSISVSSVASELGIPGIHLVHDFITADEEQTRNVDAKQFLGELPLFVSPILEKISLFSNPESVESNIVDQLTVNEYPFGVGLSPHIDTHSAFEGSIFSLSLAGPCIMELRKYPQGTWLPLPSTSIDVKGETSECSNFIRRAIFLPPRSMLSLSGEARYAWHHYIPHHKIDIVGGRTIKRNSRRVSFTLRKVRNGPCYCEFPQYCDSRKV
- the LOC131233830 gene encoding alkylated DNA repair protein ALKBH8 homolog isoform X4 — protein: MVQSKRFTRLKGSDGETSPNLYVANCGPAVGLSFETIASLFGRFGEVRGVSAADESGARVIVSYFEPASAQSALKALHGHPCPDLGGRLLHIRYSVLEQHPQPSKVPTDDSISVSSVASELGIPGIHLVHDFITADEEQALLAAVDERPWKRLAKRRVQHYGYEFLYEVNEYPFGVGLSPHIDTHSAFEGSIFSLSLAGPCIMELRKYPQGTWLPLPSTSIDVKGETSECSNFIRRAIFLPPRSMLSLSGEARYAWHHYIPHHKIDIVGGRTIKRNSRRVSFTLRKVRNGPCYCEFPQYCDSRKV